Proteins encoded together in one Polypterus senegalus isolate Bchr_013 chromosome 16, ASM1683550v1, whole genome shotgun sequence window:
- the si:ch211-22i13.2 gene encoding uncharacterized protein si:ch211-22i13.2: MTFCGITNFSCCCLLQKMKKEKKHKKKKKGKKAKQEGSGPVQISKFLNEKKKNEYSMITGKKIKMKVKKTKMDKERDKNRAELLDFLNSTLKFLREHFKILAH; this comes from the exons ATGACATTTTGTGGTATAACTAACTTCAGTTGCTGCTGTCttcttcagaaaatgaaaaaagagaagaaacacaaaaagaaaaagaaaggaaaaaaagcaaagcagGAAGGCTCTGGGCCTGTTCAGATCTCAAAG tttttgaatgagaaaaagaaaaatgagtacAGCATGATCAcaggaaagaaaattaaaatgaaagtaaagaagaCTAAAATGGACAAAGAG aggGACAAAAACCGTGCCGAGCTATTGGATTTCTTAAATTCTACGCT aaaatttctcaGGGAGCACTTTAAAATCTTGGCCCATTGA
- the rd3 gene encoding protein RD3, with product MALTPWFRWNEPQFRHAQKSPADMVTDTLMMELSWQMKQAEKLQRERDNEYRRLKTGVDYSWLISYNKSSYDITPGERLELEDTCSKIHPSFCGPVILRFRQMITEYEPEVQEVSHLFRTVLQEALEKMKEDEEAKKLARQWSNNKRAMSLSLTTFKSRVRIYPFSSDIKTISEDVERCTDSNRRVWSMPEFRQSKKL from the exons aTGGCCCTCACACCATGGTTCAGGTGGAACGAGCCTCAGTTCCGTCATGCCCAGAAGAGCCCTGCGGACATGGTGACGGACACTTTGATGATGGAGCTGAGCTGGCAGATGAAGCAGGCCGAGAAGCTTCAGCGAGAACGAGACAATGAGTACCGACGACTCAAGACTGGCGTTGACTACAGCTGGCTGATCAGCTACAACAAGAGCAGTTACGACATCACACCTGGTGAGCGGCTGGAGCTCGAGGACACCTGCAGTAAAATCCACCCGTCCTTCTGTGGGCCGGTCATTCTCAG GTTTCGCCAGATGATCACGGAGTACGAGCCTGAAGTTCAGGAAGTTTCACACCTCTTTCGTACGGTCCTGCAGGAAGCCTTAGAAAAGATGAAGGAGGACGAAGAGGCCAAAAAGCTGGCCAGGCAGTGGAGCAACAACAAGCGAGCCATGAGTTTATCTCTGACGACCTTCAAGTCTCGCGTCAGGATATACCCGTTTAGCAGCGACATTAAGACCATTTCCGAGGACGTGGAGAGGTGCACTGACTCAAACCGGAGAGTGTGGAGCATGCCGGAGTTCCGGCAGTCGAAAAAGTTATGA